One window from the genome of Musa acuminata AAA Group cultivar baxijiao chromosome BXJ1-4, Cavendish_Baxijiao_AAA, whole genome shotgun sequence encodes:
- the LOC103982100 gene encoding uncharacterized protein LOC103982100, translating to MALLPHHFLHSPTTVHHHHPQSPSSHLNSQLIKNPSFPLSKPSSSTSSKHFYRPKTQSFAARCSSSSSSSPPPERPVANDLVELPLFPLPLVLFPGAVLPLQIFEFRYRIMMHTLLQTDLRFGVVFSDGGSVADVGCVGEVVKHERLVDDRFFLICKGQERFRVSRVLRSKPYLVAEVSWLEDRPPPRPAEGDDLEALAAEVENYMRDVIRISNRLNGKPEKEGVMDLRRNLFPTPFSFFVGSTFEGAPREQQALLELEDTSARLRRERDTLRNTLNYLTAASAVKDAFSPSNSS from the coding sequence atgGCTCTCCTCCCTCATCACTTCCTTCACTCGCCCACCACCGTTCACCACCACCATCcccagtctccttcttcccatctcaaTTCCCAGCTCATCAAAAACCCCTCTTTTCCCCTTTCCAaaccctcctcctccacctcctccaagCACTTTTACCGCCCCAAAACCCAAtctttcgccgctcgctgctcctcttcctcctcctcatctccgCCGCCCGAGCGACCCGTCGCCAATGACCTCGTCGAGCTGCCCCTCTTTCCGCTGCCGCTCGTCCTCTTCCCGGGCGCCGTCCTCCCGCTCCAGATCTTCGAGTTCCGCTACCGCATCATGATGCACACCCTGCTGCAGACCGACCTTCGGTTCGGCGTCGTCTTCTCTGACGGAGGCTCCGTCGCCGACGTCGGCTGCGTCGGCGAGGTCGTCAAGCACGAGCGCCTCGTCGACGACCGCTTCTTTCTCATCTGCAAGGGCCAGGAGCGGTTCCGCGTCTCCCGCGTCCTCCGCTCCAAACCCTACCTCGTCGCTGAGGTCTCCTGGCTCGAGGACCGCCCTCCGCCGCGTCCGGCAGAGGGCGACGACCTTGAGGCCCTCGCCGCCGAGGTCGAAAACTATATGCGCGACGTCATCCGCATCTCCAACCGGCTCAACGGCAAGCCCGAGAAGGAGGGCGTCATGGACCTACGCCGCAACCTCTTCCCGACCCCCTTCTCTTTCTTCGTCGGGAGCACCTTCGAAGGGGCGCCCAGGGAACAGCAGGCGCTGCTGGAGCTGGAGGACACAAGCGCCAGGCTCCGCAGGGAACGCGACACGCTCCGGAACACCCTCAACTACCTCACCGCGGCCTCTGCCGTCAAGGACGCCTTCTCACCGTCCAACTCTTCCTAA
- the LOC135586897 gene encoding glucan endo-1,3-beta-glucosidase 1-like, with the protein MQPTCLPNTNNSKPNPTSKLKRNPMGANPFTFLALLHLLLFHSVIAVIPAAAAANIGTAEPFIGVNIGTDLTDLLPPADLATFLKAQQIKHVRLYDADPGILSALAGAGVSVAVGVPNNQLLALGSSPATADAWVARHVLPFHPATPISAVAVGDEVPAALPSALPLLLPALRSLSAALAAANLSSIPVSTPLPFSVVLDPFPPSQAYFNQTLANSFFLPLLRFLADTASPLMLNLYPYYAFVQSRGAVPLDNALFKPLSPSLEEIDPNTLLHYTNVLDAMVDAAYVSMRNLNFTGVPVLITETGWPHNGSRRDEPYATANYASTYTSNLIRHMLDRRGTPLRPEATPSVYIYELFDEDLRPGPLSEAHWGLFYGNGTPAYLLNVAGAGGFLANDTTNRTYCVAAEEADRRSLQAALDWACGPGRANCSEIQPGESCYQPNDVRSHASYAFDSYYQMQGKAAGSCFFQGVAMITTTDPSHGKCIFPGSKQRNATGAGTNKAESSKAVVSPRSRLGKGRLYEHIVPMILNSILLVVCVSI; encoded by the exons ATGCAGCCAACATGTCTTCCGAACACCAACAATTCCAAGCCGAATCCAACCTCCAAACTCAAGAGAAATCCCATGGGAGCAAATCCGTTCACTTTCCTCGCTCTCCTCCACCTCCTACTCTTCCATTCTGTCATTGCTG TCAtaccagcggcggcggcggcgaataTTGGAACGGCGGAGCCGTTCATCGGCGTTAACATCGGCACCGACCTGACGGACCTGCTCCCGCCGGCGGACCTCGCGACCTTCCTCAAGGCGCAGCAGATCAAGCACGTCCGCCTCTACGACGCCGACCCGGGCATCCTCTCCGCCCTCGCTGGCGCTGGCGTCTCCGTGGCCGTCGGCGTGCCCAACAACCAGCTCCTCGCCCTGGGCTCGTCCCCGGCCACCGCCGACGCCTGGGTCGCCCGCCACGTCCTCCCCTTCCACCCGGCCACCCCCATCTCGGCGGTGGCCGTGGGCGACGAGGTCCCTGCGGCGCTGCCGTCCGCCCTCCCGCTCCTCCTCCCGGCCctccgctcgctctccgccgccctCGCCGCCGCCAACCTCTCCTCCATCCCTGTCTCCACCCCGCTGCCCTTCTCAGTCGTCCTCGACCCGTTTCCACCCTCGCAGGCTTACTTCAACCAGACCCTGGCCAACTCCttcttcctccccctcctccggTTCCTCGCCGACACGGCCTCTCCTCTCATGCTCAACCTCTACCCTTACTACGCCTTCGTGCAGAGCCGCGGCGCCGTGCCCCTGGACAACGCCCTGTTCAAGCCGCTTTCCCCGTCCCTCGAGGAGATCGATCCCAACACGCTCCTCCACTACACCAACGTGCTCGACGCCATGGTCGACGCTGCGTACGTCTCCATGCGCAACCTCAACTTCACCGGCGTGCCCGTGCTCATCACCGAGACCGGGTGGCCCCATAACGGCTCCCGCCGCGACGAGCCCTACGCCACCGCCAATTACGCCAGCACCTACACCTCCAACCTCATCCGCCACATGCTCGACCGCCGCGGCACGCCGCTGCGCCCGGAGGCCACCCCCAGCGTCTACATCTACGAGCTGTTCGACGAGGACCTGCGCCCGGGACCGTTGTCGGAGGCCCACTGGGGACTCTTCTACGGGAACGGGACGCCGGCGTACCTGCTCAACGTGGCCGGGGCGGGGGGATTCCTGGCCAACGACACCACGAACCGGACGTACTGCGTGGCGGCGGAGGAAGCGGACCGACGGTCGCTGCAGGCGGCGCTGGACTGGGCATGCGGACCGGGTCGGGCCAACTGCTCGGAGATACAGCCCGGGGAGAGCTGCTACCAGCCCAACGACGTGAGGAGCCACGCCTCGTACGCCTTCGACAGCTATTACCAGATGCAGGGCAAGGCCGCCGGTTCCTGCTTCTTCCAGGGCGTTGCCATGATCACCACCACCGACCCAA GCCATGGGAAATGCATCTTTCCTGGAAG CAAACAGAGGAATGCCACAGGAGCAGGAACGAACAAGGCCGAATCCAGTAAGGCTGTGGTGTCCCCGAGATCGAGACTAGGAAAAGGAAGATTGTATGAACACATTGTTCCTATGATCTTAAACTCGATACTGCTAGTAGTTTGTGTCTCGATATGA
- the LOC135671951 gene encoding dof zinc finger protein DOF1.4-like, whose translation MRDRFLISGHGSTRATRRINYRKYGITADRMDSGRSNMTSTTTALAAARIADRPSSQEHQAALQCPRCDSTNTKFCYFNNYSMSQPRHFCRACKRYWTRGGTLRNVPVGGGCRKNKRVKKPTTMTAKVSPHCPPLPRPIVLPNTLESLSPPRCTSKHIDSSIFRSSPTLPDTIHIPACTAAFDPQPQVSALGAGFPPNRGDDDEYHLRQLFEQLPLTNEYPLFGSSLSSASAASLLVSSLEQPGRNEGSQALLAQEDLREFGNFGTIKEVNNQQGETNGRINNSHIGWQFSTGNSLGAFGSAATKVSPTDTSFLYSREATGWADAVSGWSSAAHLI comes from the coding sequence ATGAGAGATAGGTTCCTTATTTCTGGACACGGTAGCACCAGGGCTACCCGCCGCATCAACTACAGAAAGTACGGCATTACCGCTGATCGTATGGACTCCGGCAGAAGCAACATGACCAGCACAACCACTGCCCTCGCTGCTGCTCGGATCGCGGACCGACCATCTTCACAAGAACATCAAGCGGCCCTCCAGTGCCCGCGTTGTGATtccaccaacaccaagttctgctacttcaACAACTACAGTATGTCGCAGCCTCGGCATTTCTGCAGGGCCTGCAAGCGCTACTGGACGCGAGGCGGCACCCTCAGGAACGTGCCCGTAGGTGGTGGATGCCGGAAGAACAAGCGCGTCAAGAAGCCGACGACGATGACCGCCAAAGTATCGCCTCACTGTCCGCCTCTGCCTCGCCCGATTGTGCTGCCTAACACTCTCGAGTCGCTGTCGCCGCCCCGTTGTACTTCCAAACACATCGATTCATCCATATTCCGTTCATCGCCAACTTTACCAGACACAATCCATATCCCTGCTTGCACCGCTGCCTTCGATCCCCAGCCCCAGGTCAGTGCACTTGGAGCCGGATTTCCCCCTAACCGAGGCGACGACGACGAGTACCATCTCCGCCAATTGTTTGAGCAACTGCCGCTTACGAATGAGTACCCACTGTTTGGATCGTCGTTGTCGTCGGCCTCCGCGGCATCGCTTCTGGTTTCCAGCCTTGAGCAGCCGGGGAGAAATGAAGGCAGTCAAGCCTTGTTGGCCCAGGAGGACCTGCGAGAATTCGGCAACTTTGGAACGATCAAGGAAGTGAACAACCAACAAGGTGAGACGAATGGTAGGATCAACAACAGCCACATAGGTTGGCAATTCTCCACAGGGAATTCTTTGGGAGCTTTTGGCTCGGCTGCCACCAAGGTCTCACCAACCGATACCTCGTTTCTGTACTCGAGAGAAGCCACTGGTTGGGCGGACGCCGTCAGCGGCTGGTCGTCAGCTGCACATCTGATTTAG